The Planctomicrobium piriforme genome includes the window GGCCTGCCGATGACCATCGGCGACGACGGTACGCTCGAACTGCCGCTGCTCGGCCGCATTCCGATGGAAGGGCTGACGCTGCAGGAAGTGTCCGACAAGATCCGCAAGCTGTACCTGGACGCGGCGGTGATTGCGGCCGGCCGCGAACGTATTTCGGTTTCGATCATTACCCAGCGCTGCCACCGCATCATGGTGCTGCGTCAGGACTCCCCCTCGCCGGCCGTGACCATCACCAACCCGCAAACGGTTGACCAGGTCCACCGCGGCTCGGGCGAAGTGATCGACTTGCCGGCTTATGAAAACGACGTGCTGCACGCCATGGCGGCGACGGGCGGTTTGCCCGGTACCGACGGCGTCCGGGAAATCTGGGTGCTGCGGAACTGTGCCATCGCCGGTACCGCAGGCATCACCGAATCCAAGATCGAAGAGATGGTCGATCGCTACGAACACGGCGCCGAGTGCGGCCCCAGCGTGATCCGCATTCCGCTGTATGTCTACCCCGGCGAATCGCTGCCGTTCAGCCCGAAAGACGTCATCCTGAATGCCGGCGACGTCGTCTACATTCCCCGTCGTCTCGAATACTTCTACACCGGCGGACTCCTGAACGGGGCCAAGATCCCGCTCCCGGCTGACGAAGACCTTGACATCCTGGAAGCGATTGCCCTGGCCACCAACTCGTCCGGCGGCCCCTTGGGTACCAGCGGTGCTGCACTGGCGAACGGAACCCCTGGCTTTGTCGTGCATCCCTCGCGAGTCATCATCGTCCGCAAGCTCTGCGACGGCAGCCAGATCTCCATTCGGGTCGACCTCGACCGGGCCGTCGACGACGAGAAAGAACGCGTGCTCATTCAGCCCGACGATCTCGTGATGCTCTACTTCAAGCCGACCGAGGGCATCAGCAACACGGCACTCAACTTCTTCAACTGGAACTTCCAGGCCCCGATTGTCTTCTGATCGGAACCGGCCGGACCCAGGCAGGTTGAACTGCTCGTGGTCATGAAATCGAAAAGCCCCCGTCGAACTTTCGACGGGGGCTTTTCTGCATTGAAGGACTGATCACTTCACGATCAGCTTGAGCCGTTCAGGTTTTACTTGCGACCGGCCGGCGTGGATCCGGCGAGCGAATGACCGTTCTCGGTTTCGGCCGAGCCGTTGTCTTTCACGCGGCGGCCGTAACCTCGGTTGCCGTAGCCGTAGCCATACCCGTAAC containing:
- a CDS encoding polysaccharide biosynthesis/export family protein; the protein is MTDRFQNNRLQLLGLGALLMWGTLAASGCAYHCISCAKDAIPAARLDRCLFGSPKEAKVPILFSALGQERPDAYRVGPGDTLAVFVYGVLPPSVDETPVLSQYQTLNQRYYPPHGSIVHPSTGLPMTIGDDGTLELPLLGRIPMEGLTLQEVSDKIRKLYLDAAVIAAGRERISVSIITQRCHRIMVLRQDSPSPAVTITNPQTVDQVHRGSGEVIDLPAYENDVLHAMAATGGLPGTDGVREIWVLRNCAIAGTAGITESKIEEMVDRYEHGAECGPSVIRIPLYVYPGESLPFSPKDVILNAGDVVYIPRRLEYFYTGGLLNGAKIPLPADEDLDILEAIALATNSSGGPLGTSGAALANGTPGFVVHPSRVIIVRKLCDGSQISIRVDLDRAVDDEKERVLIQPDDLVMLYFKPTEGISNTALNFFNWNFQAPIVF